In Pseudomonas sp. GCEP-101, one DNA window encodes the following:
- a CDS encoding DUF4200 domain-containing protein, whose protein sequence is MSLNTERSEEHDGPEQSTVVHPTQPHEQTADAASAVMPSDGDLEGQSVIDAFASFERDLAALESTCAYPAEAPSSVNESSDGLAFDRQAAPEPHTSKFSTESVAVEPSSATPRPAPAFANPSAAPSFIEEFSTMNVHNQLQQNHADSSLVADAASPAGSAPSLETDGVLRDVQSSLDSLAGMAHGLSQQKLEMMRVQEALEERRAAALERERQLTEREERLAQQEQRLQEEKHSIERHAEQNATILAERSSALQALAETVDGRDRATAKRAEVLQKEQQNVERQIAQLRARAHDLDEREAGLQRHSADLAARFKQLLDAKERFGAIVKGFNETVRFNTTFSAISKTVGVPEEE, encoded by the coding sequence ATGAGTCTGAATACGGAACGGTCCGAAGAACACGACGGGCCTGAGCAGTCGACTGTGGTCCATCCGACCCAGCCGCATGAGCAGACCGCTGACGCCGCTTCGGCCGTCATGCCCAGCGACGGTGATCTCGAAGGCCAGTCGGTGATCGATGCCTTCGCGTCCTTCGAGCGTGACCTGGCCGCCCTCGAGTCAACCTGCGCCTATCCAGCCGAGGCACCGTCATCGGTCAACGAATCGAGCGACGGGCTCGCGTTCGACCGGCAGGCGGCTCCCGAGCCGCACACCTCGAAATTTTCTACCGAGTCTGTCGCCGTCGAGCCGTCATCTGCCACGCCGCGACCCGCTCCAGCCTTTGCCAACCCTTCTGCAGCGCCATCCTTCATCGAGGAATTTTCCACCATGAACGTCCATAACCAACTCCAGCAGAACCACGCCGATAGCTCGCTGGTCGCCGATGCCGCTTCTCCGGCGGGAAGCGCGCCATCCCTGGAGACCGATGGCGTGCTGCGTGACGTACAGTCCAGCCTCGACTCGCTGGCCGGCATGGCTCATGGCCTGTCCCAGCAGAAGCTGGAAATGATGCGGGTGCAGGAGGCGCTGGAAGAGCGCCGGGCGGCGGCGCTGGAACGCGAGCGGCAACTGACCGAGCGGGAAGAGCGCCTGGCCCAGCAGGAGCAGCGTCTGCAGGAAGAGAAACACAGCATCGAGCGCCACGCCGAACAGAACGCAACGATCCTGGCCGAGCGCAGCAGCGCTCTGCAGGCCCTGGCCGAAACCGTGGATGGCCGCGACCGCGCGACCGCCAAGCGTGCCGAGGTGTTGCAGAAGGAACAGCAGAACGTGGAGCGTCAGATCGCGCAGTTGCGCGCACGTGCCCATGATCTGGACGAGCGCGAAGCCGGCCTGCAACGCCACAGTGCCGATCTGGCGGCGCGCTTCAAGCAACTGCTCGATGCCAAGGAACGCTTCGGCGCCATCGTGAAGGGCTTCAACGAGACGGTGCGCTTCAATACCACCTTCAGCGCGATCAGCAAGACGGTCGGCGTGCCGGAAGAGGAGTGA
- the xthA gene encoding exodeoxyribonuclease III, with amino-acid sequence MKIVSFNINGLRARPHQLQAVIKRHQPDVIGLQETKVADEQFPREEIEALGYHVHYHGQKGHYGVALLSRQEPLELQRGFPNDGEESQRRFIWGTFKDAQGQLITIMNGYFPQGESRDHPVKFPAKQRFYADLQDLLETRFQPDQQLIVMGDINISPEDCDIGIGEENRKRWLKTGKCSFLPEEREWLARLKGWGLVDSFRLQNPSVDDRFSWFDYRSRGFEDNPKRGLRIDVILASEALRGRIADTGVDYDIRGMEKPSDHAPIWLQLS; translated from the coding sequence ATGAAAATCGTCTCCTTCAATATCAACGGCTTGCGCGCACGTCCCCACCAGCTGCAGGCGGTCATCAAACGCCACCAGCCGGACGTGATCGGCCTGCAGGAAACCAAGGTCGCCGACGAGCAGTTCCCCCGCGAGGAAATCGAAGCCCTCGGTTATCACGTGCATTACCACGGACAGAAAGGCCACTACGGCGTCGCCCTGCTCTCCCGCCAGGAGCCGCTGGAGCTGCAACGCGGCTTCCCCAACGACGGCGAGGAATCCCAGCGGCGCTTCATCTGGGGCACCTTCAAGGACGCGCAAGGCCAGCTGATCACCATCATGAACGGCTACTTCCCCCAAGGGGAAAGCCGCGACCACCCGGTGAAATTCCCCGCCAAGCAGCGCTTCTACGCCGACCTGCAGGACCTGCTGGAAACCCGCTTCCAGCCCGACCAGCAACTGATCGTCATGGGCGACATCAACATCTCGCCGGAAGACTGTGACATCGGTATCGGCGAAGAAAACCGCAAGCGCTGGCTAAAGACCGGCAAGTGCAGCTTCCTGCCGGAAGAGCGCGAATGGCTCGCTCGCCTCAAGGGCTGGGGCCTGGTGGACAGCTTCCGTCTGCAGAACCCCAGCGTGGACGACCGCTTCAGCTGGTTCGACTACCGCAGCCGCGGCTTCGAGGACAACCCCAAGCGCGGCCTGCGCATCGACGTGATCCTCGCCTCGGAAGCCCTGCGCGGACGCATCGCCGATACCGGCGTGGACTACGATATTCGCGGCATGGAAAAGCCATCGGACCACGCGCCGATCTGGCTGCAACTGAGCTGA
- a CDS encoding autotransporter assembly complex protein TamA, with protein MRVVQGLLGLLLVMAFCLQGALAAEAHLDVRITPANAALKANIEAYVGSLGERDQAALQRFRRNAEEQAQKAAQALGYYQARIRSRVTDDTVPTLRLNVRPGEPIHLRNVTVRIDGPAAQLKSFRVPGGDALKPGAQLNHGAYEDAKRLIQNQASRFGFFRGQFTQQQLRIDPEAGVADIELVYASGPRYRLGKVDFAGDFPFDDELLQRMVPFKEGADYDSEQIADLNQALQSSGYFDGVRVDAAPGNADGEVVPVYVHLDARKPRTMGLGLGFSTDVGPRARATWTRHWVNPQGHSLGFEAEVAAPRQNVGAWYEIPLDPPLTDKLRFTSGYQYEDLVDTESKLLTLGGEWHHKLDSGWQRVVSLNWQREEYKLGDDSGLSSFLMPGIGYSILEADNKVDPGKGYRLQFDVKGAKEGLLADADVAHISAMAKGVTSFGGGQRLLGRIQVGGIATNDYSAIPPSLRFFAGGDQSVRGYDYQTLSPKNSDGDRIGGRYMVAGSVEYQYPIAERWRLAAFVDQGNSFNSLDFPSIKTGVGFGIRWISPVGPLRLDLADGLDEDGGIRLHFSMGPEL; from the coding sequence ATGAGAGTTGTCCAAGGATTGCTTGGGCTGCTGCTGGTAATGGCCTTCTGCTTGCAGGGAGCCCTGGCGGCCGAAGCCCATCTCGACGTTCGTATCACCCCCGCCAACGCTGCGCTCAAGGCCAATATCGAGGCCTATGTGGGCAGCCTTGGCGAGCGTGATCAGGCGGCCCTGCAACGGTTTCGGCGCAATGCCGAGGAGCAGGCGCAGAAGGCCGCCCAGGCCTTGGGCTACTACCAGGCGCGCATTCGCAGCCGGGTGACCGATGACACGGTGCCCACCCTGCGCCTGAACGTCCGCCCCGGCGAGCCGATCCACTTGCGCAACGTGACGGTGCGCATCGACGGGCCGGCGGCCCAGCTCAAGAGCTTCCGCGTACCCGGCGGTGATGCCCTCAAGCCCGGTGCGCAACTCAACCATGGCGCCTACGAGGATGCCAAGCGGCTGATCCAGAACCAGGCGTCGCGCTTTGGCTTCTTCCGCGGCCAGTTCACCCAGCAGCAACTGCGTATCGACCCCGAGGCCGGCGTGGCGGACATCGAACTGGTGTACGCCAGCGGGCCGCGCTACCGACTGGGCAAGGTCGATTTCGCCGGCGATTTCCCCTTCGACGACGAACTCCTGCAACGCATGGTGCCGTTCAAGGAAGGCGCCGATTACGACTCCGAGCAGATCGCCGACCTCAACCAGGCCCTGCAGTCCAGCGGCTACTTCGATGGCGTGCGCGTAGACGCCGCGCCGGGCAATGCCGATGGCGAGGTGGTGCCGGTGTACGTCCACCTGGACGCGCGCAAGCCGCGCACCATGGGCCTCGGCCTGGGCTTCTCGACGGACGTCGGGCCGCGTGCTCGCGCCACCTGGACCCGCCATTGGGTCAACCCGCAGGGCCACAGCCTGGGCTTCGAAGCGGAAGTGGCCGCGCCACGGCAGAACGTCGGCGCCTGGTACGAGATTCCGCTGGACCCACCCCTCACCGACAAGCTGCGTTTCACCAGCGGCTACCAGTACGAAGACCTGGTGGACACCGAGAGCAAGCTGCTGACGCTTGGCGGCGAATGGCACCACAAGCTGGACAGCGGCTGGCAGCGGGTCGTCTCGCTGAACTGGCAGCGCGAGGAATACAAGCTGGGCGACGATTCGGGCCTGAGCAGCTTCCTGATGCCGGGGATCGGCTACTCGATCCTCGAAGCCGACAACAAGGTCGACCCTGGCAAGGGCTACCGCCTGCAGTTCGACGTGAAGGGTGCCAAGGAAGGGCTGCTGGCCGATGCCGACGTCGCCCACATCAGCGCCATGGCCAAGGGCGTCACCAGCTTCGGCGGCGGGCAGCGCCTGCTCGGGCGCATCCAGGTCGGCGGCATCGCCACCAACGATTACAGTGCGATCCCGCCGTCGCTGCGCTTCTTCGCCGGTGGTGACCAGAGCGTGCGCGGCTACGACTACCAGACGCTGTCGCCGAAGAACTCCGACGGCGATCGCATCGGTGGCCGCTACATGGTCGCCGGCAGCGTCGAGTACCAGTACCCCATCGCCGAGCGCTGGCGCCTCGCGGCTTTCGTCGACCAGGGCAACTCGTTCAACTCCCTGGACTTCCCCTCGATCAAGACCGGCGTCGGTTTCGGCATCCGCTGGATTTCCCCGGTCGGGCCACTGCGCCTGGACCTGGCCGACGGCCTCGACGAGGACGGCGGCATCCGCCTGCACTTCTCCATGGGGCCTGAGCTGTGA
- a CDS encoding translocation/assembly module TamB domain-containing protein, with product MRALRWSLGSLLGLILLLVLTLAALLGTAAGSRALLGWVPGLSVDAFDGRLAGGFSAKRLEWTDGATHLVLDQPQIDWSPACLLRMSLCLHRVVANEVLLTLPPSEPSESSGPIELPDLSLPLSLELGDIRIGRFLLDGQEQLRDAELAAHWDHEGLHIDSVKLARDGLNLSLKGLLKPTQGWPLEAEGSLGLPAPGEKPWTLQLQAKGELMGHLKLQAQSSGYLNGQLEGDLQPLADNLPASALLTADGFKADASLPDTLTLNQLRLSANGNLKDGYQLAGAAVLPAEQSPVALSLRGRVDAQGADIAALDLSAAKDQRVAVTGRLDWKDAFAANAQLDWLDFPWRRLYPAIDEPPVSVHTFKAEVSYSDGAYLGNFDGAFKGPAGDFTLASPVSGNLTEVFLPSLKLVAGQGKAEGHLKVGFADAVSWDAALDLSDFDPAYWLAEMPGRLGGPLRSQGTLKGDVVNLDAHLDLQGRLRGQPAVFKANAQAQGQAWKVDGLTLQLGDNRVSGQAAQDQRLSGRLDIALNRLGQLWPQLFGQVSGRLDLAGTLQAPQGQLTLAGQRVAFADQGLRTLDLTASLDAAQRGRVNLTAQGLHSGDSDFGVLKLDGSGDLQRQQLTVNLQGKPVALDLGLDGTWNGKDWRGRLAKGGIQSGGQDWRLQQPARLERLADGRINLGAHCWTSGPASLCMEDQRLLPDPRLRLHLREFPLDSLARWMPEDFAWKGKLDGDVQLDLPASGPNGSILVNANNGTLRIKEQEEWVDFPYQRLQLESRLTPRRVDTSLQFQGDKLGSLQAQVQLDPRPKNKPVNGTFSLNGLDISVARPFAPMVETLKGHLNGSGQISGGLMAPRVEGELRLSDGEISGGDLPTRFEQLQVTARIAGEQVDLSGDWKAGERGNGTLSGRIAWASGLDVDVKLRGNRLPVTVEPYANLEVEPDLSITMAAERLAVAGTVQVPRGAITIRQLPPSTVKVSDDTVIVGAKQEPKSALALNMDIDVKVGSDKLTFSGFGLNAELAGQVHVGDNMDTRGELRLNNGRYRAYGQKLEIRRARLLFAGPIDQPFLDIEAIRKVDDVVAGLRLTGNAEQPRSEVFSEPAMSQQQALSYLVLGRPMSTGEDSNMLGEAALALGLAGSAPLTGEVAQRLGIQDFQLDTEGTGNSTSVVASGKLSERLSLRYGVGVFEPANTIALRYLLSKKVYLEAASGLASSLDIFYKRDF from the coding sequence ATGCGCGCGCTGCGCTGGAGCCTGGGCAGCCTGCTCGGGCTGATCCTGTTGCTGGTGCTCACCCTGGCCGCCTTGCTCGGCACGGCGGCGGGCAGCCGCGCGCTGCTGGGCTGGGTGCCGGGCCTGAGCGTCGACGCCTTCGACGGCCGCCTTGCCGGTGGCTTCAGCGCCAAGCGCCTGGAATGGACCGACGGTGCCACCCACCTGGTCCTCGACCAGCCGCAGATCGACTGGTCGCCGGCCTGCCTGCTGCGCATGAGCCTGTGCCTGCACAGGGTCGTGGCCAACGAGGTGCTGCTGACCCTGCCGCCCAGCGAGCCGAGCGAGTCGTCCGGCCCCATCGAACTGCCCGATCTGAGCCTGCCGCTGTCGCTGGAACTGGGTGACATCCGCATCGGCCGCTTCCTGCTCGATGGGCAGGAACAACTGCGCGACGCCGAGTTGGCGGCGCACTGGGACCACGAAGGCCTGCACATCGATTCGGTGAAGCTTGCCCGCGACGGCCTTAACCTGTCGCTCAAGGGCTTGCTCAAACCGACGCAGGGCTGGCCGCTGGAGGCCGAAGGCAGCCTGGGCCTGCCCGCGCCGGGTGAAAAGCCCTGGACTCTGCAACTGCAGGCCAAGGGCGAGTTGATGGGCCATCTGAAGCTGCAGGCACAGAGCAGCGGTTACCTGAACGGCCAACTGGAGGGCGACCTGCAGCCGCTGGCGGACAACCTGCCGGCCAGCGCGCTTCTCACCGCCGATGGCTTCAAGGCCGACGCCTCGTTGCCCGACACTCTCACGCTGAACCAGCTGCGCCTGAGTGCCAACGGCAACCTCAAGGATGGCTACCAACTGGCCGGCGCCGCCGTGCTGCCTGCCGAGCAAAGCCCGGTGGCGCTGAGCCTGCGCGGTCGCGTGGACGCGCAGGGCGCAGACATCGCCGCGCTGGACCTGAGCGCCGCCAAGGACCAGCGCGTGGCCGTTACCGGACGCCTCGACTGGAAGGACGCCTTCGCCGCCAACGCCCAGCTCGACTGGCTGGACTTCCCCTGGCGCCGCCTGTACCCGGCCATCGACGAGCCGCCGGTGAGCGTGCACACCTTCAAGGCCGAGGTGAGCTACAGCGACGGTGCCTACCTGGGCAACTTCGACGGCGCCTTCAAGGGCCCGGCCGGCGATTTCACCCTGGCCAGCCCGGTGTCGGGCAACCTCACTGAAGTCTTCCTGCCCTCGTTGAAGCTGGTGGCGGGGCAGGGCAAGGCGGAAGGGCACCTGAAGGTCGGCTTTGCCGACGCGGTGAGCTGGGATGCCGCCCTGGATCTGTCCGACTTCGACCCGGCCTACTGGCTGGCGGAGATGCCGGGTCGCCTGGGCGGCCCGCTGCGCAGCCAGGGTACGTTGAAGGGCGATGTCGTGAACCTCGACGCCCACCTGGACCTGCAGGGCCGCCTGCGCGGCCAGCCCGCCGTGTTCAAGGCGAATGCCCAGGCGCAGGGGCAGGCCTGGAAGGTCGACGGCCTTACCCTGCAACTGGGCGACAACCGCGTCAGCGGCCAGGCCGCGCAGGACCAGCGGCTGTCCGGCCGCCTGGACATCGCCCTCAATCGCCTGGGCCAGCTCTGGCCGCAGCTGTTCGGCCAGGTCAGTGGCCGGCTCGATCTGGCGGGCACGCTGCAAGCGCCCCAGGGGCAACTCACGCTCGCCGGGCAGCGCGTCGCCTTCGCCGACCAGGGCCTGCGCACCCTGGACCTGACGGCGTCCCTCGATGCCGCCCAGCGTGGCCGGGTGAACCTGACGGCCCAGGGCCTGCACAGTGGCGATAGCGATTTCGGTGTGCTCAAGCTCGATGGCAGTGGCGACCTGCAACGTCAGCAACTCACCGTGAACCTGCAAGGCAAACCGGTGGCGCTCGACCTCGGCCTGGACGGCACTTGGAACGGCAAGGATTGGCGCGGACGCCTCGCCAAGGGCGGCATCCAGAGCGGCGGCCAGGACTGGCGCCTGCAACAGCCGGCGCGCCTGGAGCGACTGGCGGATGGACGGATCAACCTGGGCGCCCATTGCTGGACCTCCGGCCCCGCCAGCCTGTGCATGGAGGACCAGCGCCTGCTGCCGGACCCGCGCCTGCGCCTGCACCTGCGCGAGTTCCCGTTGGACAGCCTGGCCCGCTGGATGCCGGAGGACTTCGCCTGGAAGGGCAAGCTCGATGGCGACGTGCAGCTCGACCTGCCCGCCAGCGGCCCCAATGGCTCCATCCTGGTCAACGCCAACAACGGCACCCTGCGCATCAAGGAGCAGGAGGAGTGGGTCGATTTCCCGTACCAGCGCCTGCAGCTGGAAAGCCGCCTGACCCCGCGCCGTGTCGATACCAGCCTGCAGTTCCAGGGCGACAAGCTCGGCAGCCTGCAAGCCCAGGTGCAACTCGACCCGCGGCCGAAGAACAAGCCGGTGAACGGCACCTTCAGCCTCAATGGCCTGGACATCTCCGTGGCACGGCCGTTTGCGCCCATGGTGGAAACCCTGAAGGGCCACCTCAATGGCAGCGGGCAGATCAGCGGCGGCCTGATGGCGCCGCGGGTGGAGGGCGAACTGCGCCTGAGCGACGGCGAGATTTCCGGCGGCGACCTGCCGACCCGCTTCGAGCAGTTGCAGGTGACGGCGCGTATCGCGGGCGAGCAGGTCGATCTCAGCGGCGACTGGAAGGCCGGCGAGCGCGGCAACGGCACCCTGTCCGGGCGCATTGCCTGGGCCAGCGGGCTCGACGTCGACGTCAAGCTGCGCGGCAATCGCCTGCCCGTCACGGTGGAGCCCTATGCCAACCTCGAAGTCGAGCCGGACCTGAGCATCACCATGGCTGCCGAGCGCCTGGCGGTGGCCGGCACGGTGCAGGTGCCGCGTGGCGCCATCACCATCCGCCAGCTGCCGCCCTCCACGGTCAAGGTCTCCGACGACACGGTGATCGTCGGGGCGAAGCAGGAGCCCAAGAGCGCGCTGGCGCTGAACATGGACATCGACGTCAAGGTCGGTAGCGACAAGCTGACCTTCAGCGGATTCGGCCTGAACGCCGAACTGGCCGGCCAGGTGCACGTGGGCGACAACATGGACACCCGCGGCGAGCTGCGGCTGAACAACGGCCGCTACCGTGCCTACGGGCAGAAGCTGGAGATCCGCCGCGCGCGTCTGCTGTTCGCCGGGCCCATCGACCAGCCGTTCCTGGATATCGAGGCGATCCGCAAGGTGGATGACGTGGTGGCGGGCCTGCGCCTGACCGGCAATGCCGAGCAGCCGCGCAGCGAGGTGTTCTCCGAGCCCGCCATGAGCCAGCAACAGGCGCTGTCCTACCTGGTGCTGGGCCGGCCGATGTCCACCGGCGAGGACAGCAACATGCTCGGCGAGGCGGCGCTGGCGCTCGGCCTGGCCGGCAGTGCACCGCTGACCGGCGAGGTCGCCCAGCGCCTGGGTATCCAGGACTTCCAGCTGGATACCGAAGGCACCGGCAACAGCACCAGCGTGGTCGCCAGCGGCAAGCTCTCCGAGCGTCTCAGCCTGCGTTATGGGGTGGGCGTGTTCGAGCCGGCCAACACCATCGCGCTGCGCTACCTGCTGAGCAAGAAGGTCTACCTGGAGGCCGCGAGCGGCCTGGCCAGTTCGCTGGACATCTTCTACAAGCGCGACTTCTGA
- a CDS encoding GNAT family N-acetyltransferase, translating to MPDTLAEVRLLDGNYSREVRSLLYHAYRHEPTFAYLFESDRAGFDQRVRATVRELVNQHFLEELPAIGLLIEDRLVGVALVVPPQRRLDVTESWFWRMRMLLTTGLGCTRRYLDYHAAVLACLPPGPYHVLPLIGVHPEFQGKHLGEQLLDALHAWCAEEGGSQGLVLDTGNARYLEFYRRHGYEELGEVALGPIREHVLFHSTLGHGAAKTSSG from the coding sequence ATGCCCGATACCCTCGCCGAAGTCCGTCTGCTGGACGGCAACTACAGCCGTGAAGTGCGCTCGCTGCTGTACCACGCCTACCGCCACGAACCCACGTTCGCCTATCTGTTCGAATCCGACCGCGCCGGTTTTGACCAGCGTGTGCGGGCCACCGTGCGCGAACTGGTCAACCAGCACTTTCTCGAAGAGCTGCCGGCCATCGGCCTGCTGATCGAGGACCGCCTGGTGGGCGTGGCGCTGGTGGTGCCGCCGCAACGCCGACTGGATGTCACCGAAAGCTGGTTCTGGCGCATGCGCATGCTGCTCACCACCGGCCTGGGGTGCACCCGTCGCTACCTGGACTATCACGCTGCGGTGCTGGCCTGCCTGCCGCCGGGTCCGTACCACGTATTGCCGCTGATCGGCGTGCACCCGGAATTCCAGGGCAAGCATCTCGGGGAGCAATTGCTCGACGCGCTGCACGCGTGGTGCGCCGAGGAGGGCGGCTCGCAGGGGCTGGTGCTGGACACCGGCAACGCCCGCTACCTGGAGTTCTATCGGCGGCATGGCTACGAGGAGCTGGGAGAGGTGGCCCTGGGGCCGATCCGCGAGCACGTGCTGTTTCATTCCACCCTGGGGCACGGGGCGGCGAAGACGTCCTCGGGTTAG
- a CDS encoding response regulator, whose product MPRIVFVEPSGPDFLALRRHLRAGGFKETLHLKHAQQALRQLKAGECDLLVVTLDLPDIHGLELIVMLRQRGQLDPATPVMVCSHRNTSLSIHQAVRVGISGFLLLGDRLPLLGGAIETLLAGGSVLPEHPPLCAEDDPRLGIAREFSSHQIAVLHGFNRGHSASSLAEIFDLPGTAIDQCKGRLMRKMSASSLDELLCICENIGLL is encoded by the coding sequence ATGCCCCGCATCGTATTCGTCGAACCTTCCGGGCCTGATTTCCTGGCCTTACGCCGCCACCTGAGGGCTGGCGGATTCAAGGAAACGCTGCACCTCAAACATGCGCAACAGGCCTTGCGACAACTCAAGGCCGGGGAATGCGACCTGCTGGTGGTGACGCTCGACCTGCCCGACATCCATGGGCTGGAACTGATCGTGATGCTTCGCCAACGTGGCCAGCTGGACCCGGCGACGCCCGTCATGGTGTGTTCCCACCGCAATACCTCGTTGAGCATCCATCAGGCGGTGCGTGTGGGGATTTCCGGATTCCTCCTGCTGGGCGATCGCTTGCCCTTGCTTGGCGGCGCCATCGAGACGCTTCTGGCAGGCGGTTCGGTGTTGCCGGAGCATCCTCCGCTGTGTGCCGAGGACGATCCGCGGCTCGGAATCGCGCGCGAATTCTCCTCCCATCAGATCGCGGTGCTGCACGGGTTCAATCGCGGCCATTCGGCCTCATCCCTGGCAGAGATATTCGACTTGCCCGGCACGGCCATCGATCAGTGCAAAGGGCGACTGATGCGCAAGATGTCGGCATCCTCCCTCGATGAACTGCTGTGCATCTGCGAGAACATCGGCCTGTTGTAG